One region of Flavobacterium pisciphilum genomic DNA includes:
- the murQ gene encoding N-acetylmuramic acid 6-phosphate etherase produces the protein MAKINPDTERESLYSNLDKMSTNELLSNINNEDKKVADIIEKQIPNIEKLVDIIVSKMKLGGRLFYIGAGTSGRIGILDASECPPTFGVPDNWIIGIIAGGDSAIRKAVENAEDDIDQAWRDLSAYDISSLDVVLGIAASGNTPYVIGGLKKARENNIVTGSISCNSASLISKQADHPIELIVGPEFLTGSTRMKAGTSQKLVLNMISTSVMIKLGRIYGNKMIDMQLSNKKLVQRGVEMIVEELKIDEKLASELLKKHKSVRAVLLAENKNLEV, from the coding sequence ATGGCAAAAATAAATCCTGATACAGAAAGAGAATCTCTTTATTCGAATTTAGATAAAATGAGTACTAATGAATTACTCTCAAATATAAATAATGAAGACAAAAAAGTAGCCGATATAATTGAAAAACAAATTCCTAATATTGAAAAATTAGTAGATATTATTGTTTCTAAAATGAAACTTGGCGGAAGACTATTTTATATCGGAGCAGGTACATCTGGAAGAATTGGTATTCTTGATGCTTCTGAATGTCCTCCTACCTTTGGAGTTCCTGACAATTGGATTATTGGTATCATAGCAGGTGGTGACTCAGCTATCAGAAAAGCAGTAGAAAATGCCGAAGACGATATTGATCAAGCGTGGAGAGATTTATCTGCTTATGACATTTCGAGTTTAGATGTAGTCCTAGGAATTGCAGCTTCAGGAAATACGCCTTATGTTATTGGCGGACTAAAAAAAGCTAGAGAAAATAATATCGTTACAGGTAGTATTTCATGCAACAGTGCTAGTTTAATATCAAAGCAGGCAGATCATCCTATTGAGCTAATTGTAGGCCCAGAATTCCTTACCGGAAGTACAAGAATGAAAGCTGGAACATCTCAAAAATTAGTCCTAAACATGATTTCAACATCAGTTATGATTAAGCTAGGTAGAATTTACGGTAACAAAATGATAGACATGCAATTGTCTAACAAAAAACTGGTACAAAGAGGGGTCGAAATGATTGTAGAAGAGCTTAAGATTGATGAAAAACTAGCCTCTGAATTACTAAAAAAACATAAAAGCGTTAGAGCGGTTTTACTAGCAGAAAATAAAAATCTAGAAGTTTAA
- a CDS encoding exo-beta-N-acetylmuramidase NamZ family protein, which produces MIKFIAKSALLIATVFYVPSYSNTFQPVAKNNLLEINNPGIKTGADNYEKYLPLLKDKKVGIVTNQTGILSNKTHLVDFLLEKKIAVQTIFAPEHGFRGTADAGEHIVDAKDTKTGLPIISLYGDNKKPKAAQLAGIDVMIFDLQDVGARFYTYISSLHYVMEACAENGIPLMVLDRPNPNGGIVDGPLLEKEFTSFVGMHPIPLLHGMTIGEYAQMVNGEKWLKNGIQCKLTVIPCLDYNRKMEYSLLAKPSPNLPNDQSINLYASLCLFEGTNVSMGRGTEKQFQIYGSPYLAKTNFSFTPKPNFGAKDPLYNGKECFGEDLTAYPKLTRLELKWLIKAYQNTSDKTKFFNPFFTKLAGTKKLQQQIESGISESKIRKSWQKDLESFKKMRMKYLVY; this is translated from the coding sequence ATGATAAAATTCATAGCAAAAAGCGCTCTTCTTATAGCAACTGTATTTTACGTTCCATCATATTCGAATACATTTCAGCCAGTTGCAAAAAACAACCTGTTAGAAATCAACAATCCTGGTATTAAAACTGGAGCCGATAATTATGAAAAATACCTGCCTTTATTGAAAGATAAAAAAGTAGGAATCGTAACTAATCAGACAGGAATTTTATCTAACAAAACACATCTGGTAGATTTCTTATTAGAGAAAAAAATTGCTGTTCAAACTATTTTTGCTCCTGAGCACGGTTTTAGAGGAACAGCAGATGCAGGCGAACATATAGTAGATGCAAAAGACACTAAAACAGGACTGCCAATTATTTCTCTTTATGGGGACAACAAAAAACCAAAGGCAGCACAGCTAGCAGGAATCGATGTTATGATTTTTGATTTACAAGACGTAGGAGCACGTTTCTATACCTATATCTCTTCTTTACACTATGTAATGGAGGCTTGTGCAGAAAACGGGATTCCGCTTATGGTACTTGATAGACCAAATCCTAATGGAGGTATTGTCGATGGGCCACTTTTAGAAAAAGAATTCACCAGCTTTGTAGGCATGCACCCTATTCCGTTACTTCACGGAATGACTATTGGAGAATATGCTCAAATGGTTAATGGAGAAAAATGGCTTAAAAATGGAATTCAATGTAAATTGACTGTAATACCATGTCTGGATTATAACCGAAAAATGGAATATAGCTTACTTGCAAAACCATCTCCAAATTTACCCAATGACCAATCTATAAACCTATACGCAAGTTTATGTCTTTTTGAAGGTACTAATGTGAGTATGGGACGTGGAACCGAAAAACAATTTCAGATTTATGGTTCTCCCTATTTAGCAAAAACAAATTTCAGCTTTACTCCTAAACCAAATTTTGGAGCCAAAGATCCCCTATATAATGGAAAAGAATGTTTTGGTGAAGATCTAACAGCTTATCCTAAACTAACACGATTAGAACTAAAATGGCTAATTAAAGCCTATCAAAATACTTCTGATAAAACGAAATTCTTCAATCCCTTTTTCACAAAACTAGCTGGAACAAAAAAATTACAACAGCAAATTGAAAGTGGAATTTCTGAAAGCAAAATAAGAAAGAGCTGGCAAAAGGATTTAGAATCTTTTAAAAAAATGCGCATGAAATATTTAGTCTATTAA
- a CDS encoding RagB/SusD family nutrient uptake outer membrane protein, whose protein sequence is MKKSIIKSKLLLMFATAFVATTSVSCDDYLSDDPADKFTNENFWQSEDNVKTFSWVNYDTFYGYGNGTTIGLSSFYYHGSDFKVDDNLSAFTFYQMPVTASTTNVYSWNEYYTLIRRCNLMLEKIPTVPMSEAKKNHYIGVAKFFRAYTYFRLVQKFGDVPYTDRYLSQNDPAVYAPAKQRAEIIDKVIAELEEAANLLLPVDDKNVTVNKYTAYAALSNACLYEGTYRKYHLGQDGSAYLNKAKTASLAVINNGGYKLNADWKSLYNSVELAGNTEVILAKRYLTNVLMHSLQNYTNSSTIQYGLTKWAADSYVTTNGLPIQQAGNAQYTGDDDVTKTFANRDPRFGKTVNPTNYGYKGKPFSTAALVSMSGYVFELYNNPATTGPDVTTGGRNYTDSPLFTLSEVYLNYAEACAELGTATNTDLDMSINKVRARAGIAALTTDGSNAFAGGVQINDPRRTSTLEQISGAVSPLIWEVRRERQIEFMSWTTLRQMDIYRWKKGDYLDTSKNLDVNLGARIGTPVGSQTTVDANGYVKIYPTSTRNFEAKHYLMNIPTNDIDLYKAQGVELKQNTGW, encoded by the coding sequence ATGAAAAAATCAATTATAAAATCTAAATTACTACTGATGTTTGCTACTGCTTTTGTAGCAACAACCTCAGTTAGTTGTGACGACTATTTATCAGATGATCCAGCAGATAAATTTACAAACGAAAACTTTTGGCAATCAGAAGATAACGTAAAGACATTTTCATGGGTTAATTATGATACATTTTATGGTTACGGAAATGGTACAACAATTGGACTTTCCTCTTTTTACTATCACGGTAGCGATTTTAAAGTAGACGATAATCTATCTGCTTTCACTTTCTATCAGATGCCAGTTACAGCAAGTACGACTAATGTTTATTCTTGGAATGAATATTACACACTTATCCGTCGTTGTAATTTAATGCTAGAAAAAATACCTACTGTTCCAATGTCAGAGGCAAAAAAGAATCATTATATAGGAGTAGCTAAATTTTTCAGAGCCTATACCTATTTTCGCTTAGTACAAAAATTTGGTGACGTACCATATACCGATCGCTATCTATCTCAAAATGATCCTGCGGTTTATGCTCCAGCAAAACAAAGAGCAGAAATTATCGATAAAGTTATTGCCGAATTAGAAGAAGCAGCTAACCTATTACTTCCTGTTGACGACAAAAACGTAACCGTTAATAAATATACTGCTTATGCAGCTTTGAGTAACGCTTGTCTTTATGAAGGAACTTACAGAAAATACCATTTGGGTCAAGATGGAAGCGCTTATCTTAACAAAGCAAAAACTGCATCATTAGCTGTAATAAATAATGGTGGGTATAAATTAAACGCAGATTGGAAATCTCTTTATAACTCTGTTGAATTGGCTGGTAATACTGAGGTGATACTTGCAAAACGTTATTTAACAAACGTATTAATGCACTCTCTTCAAAATTATACAAATTCATCAACCATACAATATGGCTTAACAAAATGGGCTGCCGATAGTTATGTAACTACTAATGGATTACCTATACAGCAAGCAGGAAATGCACAATATACAGGTGATGATGATGTTACAAAAACTTTTGCTAATAGAGATCCTCGCTTTGGAAAAACAGTTAACCCTACCAATTATGGCTATAAAGGAAAGCCTTTTAGTACAGCTGCATTGGTTTCTATGTCTGGATATGTGTTTGAATTATACAACAACCCTGCAACAACAGGTCCTGATGTTACAACAGGTGGACGTAATTACACAGACAGTCCATTGTTTACACTAAGCGAAGTATATTTAAATTATGCTGAAGCTTGTGCTGAACTTGGTACTGCTACCAATACAGATCTTGATATGTCTATCAATAAAGTACGTGCACGTGCTGGAATAGCTGCTTTAACTACTGATGGAAGCAATGCTTTTGCTGGCGGTGTTCAAATTAACGACCCAAGAAGAACTTCTACTTTAGAGCAAATTTCTGGAGCTGTTAGCCCTCTAATCTGGGAAGTTCGTCGTGAGCGCCAAATTGAATTCATGAGCTGGACTACTTTAAGACAAATGGACATTTACCGTTGGAAAAAAGGAGATTATTTAGATACTTCTAAAAACTTAGATGTAAATCTTGGAGCGAGAATTGGTACTCCTGTTGGATCACAAACAACTGTAGATGCTAATGGATATGTAAAAATATACCCAACAAGCACTAGAAACTTTGAAGCAAAACACTACTTAATGAATATCCCTACTAATGATATTGATTTGTATAAAGCTCAAGGTGTAGAATTAAAACAAAACACAGGTTGGTAA
- a CDS encoding SusC/RagA family TonB-linked outer membrane protein: MKKLFLISLLVLFIQVTFGQTKTITGTVKNKADGIPIPGVSVLIQGTANGSSTDFDGNYSIAVSPGQSLSFSYMGFETRVIKFEGQQKLNVDLSESTSKLDEVVVVGFSSQKKANLTGAVASIDVSKTLGSRPLTDVSKALQGTTPGVNINFNSGNINRPANINIRGAGTINGSDSPLVLVDGVPTDLSLINPNDVATMSVLKDAASASIYGARAAFGVILITTKGGKTGEGKVRFSYSGNTALTNPISTLEFLDPTEEIPGLIAAGTRTDGAVPEFFGANYNTLLTGIKNWKEKYANNRTSNEMVYGEDWEIKNGTPYFYRVWDANKELYASNAVQTFHNFSAQGNLGNNSSFFASFGLTDQKGMLRVNQETRKRTNINLGFTTKLADWLTGDFKVMTIRNTYEQPFNYYGGAGTDDTGYGGYLGYALRWGQYTPNFGTYRGYNFRTAGGYLSNASMNENDQYNSRLSAKFTAEIAKDLNLIAEVSSVTDYYSRKQNGGKFQAWDSWSAMPYDATTIQTATPTTLEAGNDFVAQSKAESKTNVVNIYANYKKQFNNHNFKFLGGFNSEWQDFSRTYARRNTLLDKSKPEFNLAVGEQFVSGAANTTLNPAETNYSIAGFFARVNYDYNGIYLLELNARYDGSSKFPTDQQWGFFPSASVGYRISNEKFMENTRGWLNDLKLRASMGAIGNQNIGNNAFLSVLNAKNPSWINSGAVLPPSTDLPTNVDPSLTWEKVYTKDIGIDVRIFDMLGASFDLYQRDTKGMLAPGITLPGSFGQTAAQTNSGNMRTRGWELALNFNKKINENASVFVDLALSDYKSVVTKWNNSSKLLSTYYDGYEIGQIWGLTSDRLLQSDDVFTNNGKTVNGVDYSKTIVGNFKYGAGDVHYVDTNGDGVISRGAGTADDHGDLKKIGNTTPRYKYGITLGGTFHGFDISAFFQGVAKRDYWAASDAVLPFYRSPQQMYANQADYWTPENTGAYWPNPSYASESVAFGGSTNGMNNFITQSRYLLDMSYLRLKNFSFGYSLPKDFIKKAGLEKVRIYTSGENLVTWADSRLPVDPEINETEIFWGRSYPFTKTWSFGVELSF; encoded by the coding sequence ATGAAAAAATTATTCCTTATTTCATTGTTGGTTTTGTTCATTCAAGTAACATTTGGGCAAACAAAAACAATTACCGGAACTGTAAAAAACAAAGCAGATGGGATTCCTATACCAGGAGTTAGTGTCCTTATTCAAGGAACTGCAAATGGTAGCTCAACTGATTTTGATGGAAATTACAGTATCGCTGTATCCCCAGGACAAAGCCTTAGCTTTAGCTATATGGGATTTGAAACCAGAGTGATAAAATTTGAGGGACAACAAAAGCTCAATGTTGACCTTTCAGAAAGCACTTCAAAATTAGATGAAGTAGTAGTCGTAGGGTTTTCTTCTCAGAAAAAAGCCAATTTAACAGGTGCCGTTGCTTCTATAGATGTTAGTAAAACACTAGGAAGCCGACCGTTAACTGACGTAAGTAAAGCATTGCAAGGTACTACTCCGGGTGTAAATATTAATTTTAACTCTGGAAACATTAATCGCCCTGCAAATATAAATATACGTGGTGCCGGAACTATTAATGGTTCTGACTCTCCTCTTGTATTAGTAGATGGTGTTCCAACTGACTTATCGCTTATTAATCCAAATGATGTGGCTACGATGTCTGTGCTTAAAGATGCAGCTTCGGCTTCTATTTATGGTGCTCGTGCTGCTTTTGGTGTAATCCTTATTACCACAAAGGGAGGTAAAACAGGAGAAGGAAAAGTTAGATTTTCTTATAGTGGAAACACTGCTTTAACCAACCCAATTTCTACACTAGAATTCTTAGACCCAACTGAGGAAATTCCGGGATTAATTGCAGCAGGAACACGTACTGATGGTGCTGTACCAGAATTTTTTGGAGCAAATTACAACACATTACTTACAGGAATTAAAAACTGGAAAGAAAAATACGCAAACAACCGTACTAGCAATGAAATGGTTTATGGCGAAGATTGGGAAATTAAAAATGGTACTCCTTATTTTTACAGAGTTTGGGATGCTAATAAAGAATTATATGCAAGTAATGCTGTTCAAACTTTCCACAATTTCTCTGCACAAGGTAACTTAGGAAACAACAGCTCTTTCTTTGCTTCATTTGGTCTTACTGATCAAAAAGGAATGCTAAGAGTAAATCAAGAAACTAGAAAGAGAACAAATATAAATTTAGGATTCACAACAAAATTAGCCGATTGGCTTACTGGTGATTTCAAAGTAATGACCATTCGTAATACCTACGAACAACCATTTAATTATTATGGAGGTGCCGGTACAGATGATACAGGCTATGGAGGATATCTTGGTTATGCACTTCGCTGGGGACAATACACACCAAATTTTGGTACGTATAGAGGGTATAATTTCCGTACTGCTGGAGGATATTTATCTAATGCTTCTATGAATGAAAATGATCAATATAACAGTAGATTAAGTGCAAAATTCACTGCAGAAATCGCAAAAGATCTTAACTTAATAGCTGAAGTAAGTAGCGTAACTGATTATTATTCGAGAAAACAAAACGGCGGTAAATTTCAAGCTTGGGACAGCTGGTCAGCTATGCCTTATGATGCTACAACAATACAAACAGCAACTCCTACTACTCTTGAAGCAGGAAATGATTTTGTTGCGCAATCAAAAGCAGAATCAAAAACAAATGTGGTTAACATCTATGCTAACTACAAAAAACAATTCAACAATCACAATTTTAAATTCTTAGGAGGTTTTAACTCAGAATGGCAAGATTTCTCACGTACTTATGCAAGAAGAAATACCCTTCTAGACAAGTCTAAACCAGAATTCAACCTTGCAGTAGGGGAACAATTTGTTTCTGGAGCTGCAAATACCACTTTGAATCCAGCAGAAACAAACTATTCAATTGCAGGTTTCTTTGCTCGTGTAAATTATGATTATAACGGAATTTATTTGTTAGAATTGAATGCTCGTTATGACGGTTCTTCTAAATTCCCAACAGATCAACAATGGGGATTCTTCCCATCGGCTTCTGTAGGATACAGAATTAGCAATGAAAAATTCATGGAAAACACACGTGGCTGGTTAAATGACCTTAAGTTACGTGCATCTATGGGAGCAATTGGAAATCAAAACATTGGAAACAATGCTTTCTTATCTGTATTAAATGCTAAAAATCCATCGTGGATTAATAGTGGAGCTGTTTTACCTCCTTCTACTGATTTGCCAACTAATGTTGATCCATCATTAACTTGGGAGAAAGTATACACAAAAGATATAGGTATAGATGTTAGAATATTTGACATGCTTGGTGCTTCATTTGACTTGTACCAACGTGACACAAAAGGAATGCTAGCTCCTGGTATAACTCTTCCTGGTTCATTTGGTCAAACTGCTGCTCAAACCAACTCAGGAAACATGAGAACAAGAGGATGGGAATTGGCTTTGAATTTCAACAAAAAAATAAACGAGAATGCTTCAGTATTTGTAGACCTTGCTTTATCTGACTATAAATCAGTGGTTACAAAATGGAACAATAGCTCAAAATTACTATCTACTTATTATGATGGATATGAAATTGGTCAAATTTGGGGTTTAACAAGTGATAGACTTTTACAATCTGATGACGTGTTCACCAATAATGGCAAAACAGTAAATGGTGTAGACTATTCTAAAACAATAGTTGGTAACTTCAAATACGGAGCTGGAGATGTTCATTATGTAGATACTAATGGCGATGGTGTTATCTCTCGTGGAGCTGGAACTGCAGATGATCATGGAGATCTAAAGAAAATTGGGAACACAACTCCTCGTTACAAATACGGAATAACATTAGGTGGTACGTTTCATGGATTTGACATTTCTGCTTTCTTCCAAGGAGTAGCTAAACGTGATTATTGGGCAGCTTCTGATGCTGTATTGCCTTTTTACCGTTCGCCTCAACAAATGTATGCAAATCAAGCAGACTATTGGACACCAGAGAATACAGGTGCGTACTGGCCTAATCCTTCTTACGCTAGTGAATCTGTTGCTTTTGGAGGTAGTACTAACGGTATGAATAACTTCATTACACAATCAAGATACCTACTTGATATGTCTTACCTACGTCTTAAGAATTTTAGTTTTGGGTACTCTTTACCAAAAGACTTCATCAAAAAGGCAGGCTTAGAAAAAGTAAGAATCTATACTTCAGGAGAGAACTTAGTGACTTGGGCTGATAGCCGTCTACCTGTAGATCCAGAAATTAATGAAACAGAAATCTTCTGGGGAAGAAGTTATCCTTTTACCAAAACATGGTCTTTTGGTGTTGAGCTATCTTTCTAA
- a CDS encoding DeoR/GlpR family DNA-binding transcription regulator, giving the protein MLKAERHKYIMTRLFEDQKVVTTDLALALDLSEDTIRRDLNELDSKNLLEKVYGGAIQPTEKSANVFDIAISAEEEKKKIVTKALSLLHDGQVIIMSGGSTNLVFAKLIPSDLKATIYTYSLPIAMQLSQHPNIDLIFIGGKMQKNAMVTIGMDVIQVLSKIKADICFIGASSINVKQGLTEIGYEVSIVKKAMIESSDRVVSMFSSNKLNTKMPHVVCELSQLDTIVTDLDPEDLALEEYRKSGVFVL; this is encoded by the coding sequence ATGCTAAAAGCCGAAAGACATAAATATATAATGACTAGACTCTTTGAGGATCAAAAAGTTGTTACGACAGACTTGGCTTTGGCTTTAGATTTGTCGGAAGATACAATACGTAGAGATCTGAACGAATTAGACAGTAAGAATCTTCTTGAGAAAGTTTATGGCGGCGCAATACAACCTACAGAAAAGTCTGCTAATGTTTTTGATATAGCGATATCGGCTGAAGAAGAGAAGAAAAAAATAGTAACAAAAGCATTGTCATTATTGCATGATGGGCAAGTTATTATAATGAGTGGAGGAAGTACTAATTTGGTTTTTGCAAAATTAATTCCTTCTGATTTGAAAGCTACTATATATACGTATAGCTTGCCAATAGCGATGCAGTTGTCTCAGCATCCAAATATAGATTTGATATTCATTGGTGGGAAAATGCAGAAAAATGCAATGGTTACTATAGGTATGGATGTAATACAGGTCCTGTCTAAGATCAAAGCTGATATTTGTTTTATAGGAGCTAGTAGTATTAATGTAAAACAAGGGTTGACAGAGATAGGCTATGAAGTTTCTATTGTTAAAAAAGCAATGATAGAATCCTCAGATAGAGTTGTTTCTATGTTTTCTTCAAATAAATTAAATACAAAAATGCCGCACGTTGTTTGCGAACTTAGCCAGCTAGATACTATTGTGACTGATTTAGATCCAGAAGATTTAGCACTGGAAGAATATAGAAAATCTGGCGTTTTTGTGTTGTAA
- the nagB gene encoding glucosamine-6-phosphate deaminase has translation MKTNSSLAYDIPGKFEETRFEKNHNVIFESSIEASKVVAQEIAELIRSKQAKNESCVLGLATGSSPIKVYEELVRMHKEDGLSFNNVISFNLDEYYPMTKENRQSYHYFMNQYLFNHIDIKPENVNIPDGTVVLEELNQYCVDYEMKIKEAGGLDFQLLGIGRTGHVGFNEPGSHINSGTRIITLDHITRVDASSDFNGIDNVPKRAITMGVSTILRSKRIVLMAWGQNKAAIIKRTIQGDITSEVPATFLQNHSNATFVLDKFSASELTRFETPWLVGGCTWTQELKSKAIVWLCKETKQSILKLTDRDYNNNGMSDLLAQEGSAYDLNINMFNVLQHTITGWPGGKPNTSDSHRPERANPAKKRVILFSPHPDDDVISMGGTFSKLIKQGHDVHVVYQTSGNIAVTDDEALKFAEVCNDFIGKEIEGVNFSTVIDFLNNKTENQVDSLEVRKLKGLIRRRESYAATRYIGLKDENTHFLDLPFYETGQIKKNPLGLEDIAIVRDIIAKIKPHQVFAAGDLADPHGTHEVCLNAIFAAMKELKTEAYMYDCWLWLYRGAWHEWDIHEIDMAVPLSPDEVTIKRHAILYHQSQKDRVMFQGNDSREFWVRAEERNKNTAKLYDDLGLAEYEAIEAFKRFYY, from the coding sequence ATGAAAACCAATTCTTCTTTGGCTTATGACATACCTGGGAAATTTGAAGAAACTCGATTTGAAAAAAATCATAATGTGATTTTTGAAAGTTCAATTGAGGCTTCAAAAGTTGTTGCTCAGGAAATAGCCGAATTAATCCGTTCAAAACAAGCTAAGAATGAATCTTGTGTGCTAGGACTAGCCACAGGCTCATCACCTATAAAAGTATATGAAGAATTAGTTCGGATGCACAAGGAAGATGGGCTTAGTTTTAACAATGTAATCTCTTTTAATTTGGATGAGTATTATCCAATGACCAAAGAGAACCGTCAGAGTTATCATTATTTCATGAATCAGTATCTATTTAACCACATAGATATTAAGCCTGAAAATGTAAATATTCCAGATGGAACAGTTGTGCTAGAAGAACTTAATCAATATTGTGTTGATTATGAAATGAAGATAAAAGAGGCTGGAGGACTAGATTTTCAGTTATTAGGAATTGGTCGTACTGGGCACGTAGGTTTTAATGAGCCAGGTTCGCATATCAACTCAGGAACCAGAATTATAACCTTAGATCATATTACGAGAGTCGATGCATCATCAGATTTTAATGGTATTGATAATGTTCCGAAAAGGGCAATTACTATGGGAGTTTCAACAATTCTTAGATCAAAAAGAATTGTTTTAATGGCATGGGGGCAAAATAAAGCAGCAATCATCAAAAGAACAATCCAAGGAGATATAACTTCAGAAGTTCCCGCTACTTTTTTACAAAACCATTCTAATGCAACGTTCGTTTTAGATAAATTTTCTGCATCTGAATTAACCCGATTCGAAACGCCATGGCTAGTTGGAGGTTGTACTTGGACACAAGAATTAAAAAGTAAAGCAATCGTTTGGCTTTGTAAAGAAACCAAACAATCGATATTAAAACTTACTGATAGAGATTATAACAATAACGGAATGTCTGACCTTTTGGCTCAAGAAGGTTCTGCTTATGATTTGAATATTAATATGTTCAATGTTTTGCAGCATACCATTACGGGCTGGCCAGGAGGAAAACCAAATACTTCAGATTCACACAGACCAGAAAGAGCTAATCCTGCTAAAAAAAGAGTAATCCTTTTTAGTCCACACCCAGATGATGATGTGATATCGATGGGAGGAACATTTTCTAAATTAATAAAACAAGGACATGACGTGCATGTTGTGTACCAAACTTCAGGAAATATTGCTGTTACAGATGATGAGGCCTTAAAGTTTGCAGAAGTATGTAATGATTTTATAGGGAAAGAGATAGAGGGAGTTAATTTCTCAACAGTAATTGATTTCCTAAATAATAAGACAGAGAATCAAGTAGATTCGTTAGAAGTTCGAAAATTAAAAGGGTTGATAAGAAGACGTGAGTCCTATGCAGCCACTAGATATATTGGTTTAAAAGATGAGAATACACACTTTTTGGATCTCCCTTTTTATGAAACGGGGCAAATAAAGAAAAATCCTTTGGGATTAGAAGATATTGCAATCGTTAGAGATATTATTGCAAAAATAAAACCACATCAAGTATTTGCAGCAGGAGATTTAGCAGATCCACATGGCACGCATGAAGTATGCTTGAATGCTATATTTGCAGCAATGAAGGAATTAAAAACGGAAGCATATATGTACGATTGTTGGTTATGGTTGTACAGAGGTGCTTGGCATGAATGGGATATTCATGAGATAGATATGGCTGTGCCATTAAGTCCAGACGAAGTAACTATTAAAAGACACGCCATCTTGTATCATCAATCTCAAAAAGACAGAGTAATGTTTCAAGGAAATGACTCCCGAGAATTTTGGGTACGAGCAGAAGAACGTAATAAAAACACAGCAAAACTGTATGATGATTTAGGTTTGGCAGAATATGAAGCAATTGAAGCTTTTAAGCGTTTTTACTACTAA